A genomic region of Mycobacteriales bacterium contains the following coding sequences:
- a CDS encoding glutamate ABC transporter substrate-binding protein, with product MKTTRLRLTAACAALALAAVGCGDDGDDVSTPDTKPTFAAGSTMEKIQKAGVLKVGTKFDQPLYGEKQINGDITGFDVEIAKIVAKAIGVKAEFQEAVSKNREPFIKAGTVDIVVATYTINDKRKLEVSFAGPYYQTGQSILVKDDNTDITKKEDLAGKRVCSVEGSTPAENVKKLVPTAKLTLLAAYGECVEGMKNDQIDAVTTDEAILLGLVSKNTDFKMKVVGEQFSEEPYGIGLAKDDKAFRDFINDAIEKAVADGTYKAAYDATVGKVAPEMPAPPTIVRY from the coding sequence ATGAAGACCACCCGACTCCGCCTCACCGCCGCCTGCGCGGCCCTGGCGCTGGCCGCCGTGGGCTGCGGCGACGACGGCGACGACGTCTCCACGCCGGACACGAAGCCGACCTTCGCGGCCGGCTCGACGATGGAGAAGATTCAGAAGGCCGGCGTGCTCAAGGTCGGCACGAAGTTCGACCAGCCGCTCTACGGCGAGAAGCAGATCAACGGCGACATCACCGGCTTCGACGTCGAGATCGCCAAGATCGTCGCGAAGGCGATCGGCGTGAAGGCGGAGTTCCAGGAGGCGGTCTCGAAGAACCGCGAGCCGTTCATCAAGGCCGGCACCGTCGACATCGTCGTCGCGACCTACACGATCAACGACAAGCGCAAGCTCGAGGTCTCCTTCGCCGGGCCGTACTACCAGACCGGCCAGTCGATCCTCGTCAAGGACGACAACACCGACATCACCAAGAAGGAGGACCTCGCCGGCAAGCGGGTGTGCTCCGTCGAGGGCTCCACGCCGGCCGAGAACGTCAAGAAGCTCGTCCCGACCGCGAAGTTGACGCTGCTCGCCGCCTACGGCGAGTGCGTCGAGGGCATGAAGAACGACCAGATCGACGCGGTCACGACCGACGAGGCGATCCTGCTCGGCCTGGTCAGCAAGAACACGGACTTCAAGATGAAGGTCGTCGGGGAGCAGTTCTCCGAGGAGCCCTACGGCATCGGCCTCGCCAAGGACGACAAGGCGTTCCGCGACTTCATCAACGACGCCATCGAGAAGGCGGTCGCCGACGGCACCTACAAGGCGGCGTACGACGCCACCGTCGGCAAGGTCGCGCCCGAGATGCCGGCTCCGCCGACCATCGTCCGCTACTGA
- a CDS encoding RNA polymerase sigma factor, translating into MGEVTVAAALRGPAAATGGRDDAARALWAEHYPRLAGWTKALVGDTDVAHDVAAEAFARLLGTWLTVREPKAFLYTVAGNLARDHWRRTDRDRRLVDRVGAVTPTSASASDPWLRDLVERLPDRLRMPVLLHNYADLPVSEVATALRKSEGTVKRALSEGRAALLAAVESSVESS; encoded by the coding sequence ATGGGGGAGGTGACCGTGGCGGCCGCACTGCGGGGGCCGGCAGCCGCGACGGGCGGCCGGGACGACGCGGCCCGCGCGCTGTGGGCCGAGCACTACCCACGACTCGCCGGCTGGACCAAGGCCCTCGTCGGTGACACCGACGTCGCGCACGACGTCGCCGCCGAGGCCTTCGCGCGCCTGCTCGGCACGTGGCTCACCGTCCGCGAGCCCAAGGCCTTCCTCTACACCGTCGCCGGCAACCTGGCCCGCGACCACTGGCGGCGGACCGACCGCGACCGCCGCCTCGTCGACCGGGTCGGAGCCGTCACCCCCACCAGCGCCTCAGCCTCCGACCCGTGGCTGCGCGACCTCGTCGAGCGGCTCCCCGACCGGCTCCGTATGCCTGTCCTCCTGCACAACTACGCCGACCTCCCCGTGAGCGAGGTCGCCACCGCCCTCCGCAAGTCCGAGGGCACCGTCAAGCGCGCGCTGTCCGAGGGCCGCGCCGCCCTGCTCGCCGCTGTCGAGTCCTCCGTGGAGTCCTCATGA
- the miaA gene encoding tRNA (adenosine(37)-N6)-dimethylallyltransferase MiaA gives MTRPRVLAVVGPTAAGKSDLGVALARALGGEVVNADSMQLYRGMDVGTAKLTEAERGGVPHHLLDVWDVTVTATAAAYQVLCRERVDALLAAGTTAVLVGGSGLYLRAALDQLDFPGTDPEVRAALEAELDEVGPLVLHARLAALDPAAAERMEPTNGRRVVRALEVVALTGQMPGRMTSYAAHYETTYVGVDRADLADRTDLRVDRMWATGLVEEVESLLPDLRAGVTASRALGYAQVLAMLDGTLTPDAAREATKAATRRFVKRQRGWFRRDPRVTWLDGSAPDLVGQAMQLAG, from the coding sequence GTGACCCGACCACGCGTGCTGGCGGTTGTCGGGCCGACCGCGGCCGGCAAGTCCGACCTCGGCGTGGCGCTCGCCCGCGCGCTCGGCGGGGAGGTCGTCAACGCCGACTCGATGCAGCTCTACCGGGGGATGGACGTCGGGACCGCCAAGCTGACCGAGGCCGAGCGCGGGGGAGTGCCGCACCACCTGCTCGACGTCTGGGACGTCACCGTGACGGCGACGGCCGCGGCGTACCAGGTCCTGTGTCGCGAGCGGGTCGACGCCCTTCTCGCGGCCGGCACCACGGCGGTCCTCGTCGGTGGCAGCGGGCTCTACCTGCGCGCGGCCCTGGACCAGCTGGACTTCCCCGGCACCGACCCCGAGGTCAGGGCGGCGCTCGAGGCCGAGCTCGACGAGGTCGGCCCGCTCGTGCTGCACGCCCGGCTCGCGGCCCTCGACCCGGCCGCGGCCGAGCGGATGGAGCCGACCAACGGGCGGCGGGTCGTGCGCGCGCTCGAGGTGGTGGCGCTGACGGGGCAGATGCCTGGGCGGATGACGAGCTACGCCGCGCACTACGAGACGACCTACGTCGGGGTCGACCGCGCCGACCTCGCCGACCGCACCGACCTGCGCGTCGACCGGATGTGGGCCACCGGCCTGGTCGAGGAGGTGGAGTCGCTGCTGCCCGACCTGCGGGCGGGCGTCACGGCCTCGCGGGCGCTGGGCTACGCGCAGGTGCTCGCGATGCTCGACGGCACGCTCACGCCCGACGCGGCGCGGGAGGCGACGAAGGCGGCGACCCGGCGGTTCGTCAAGCGGCAGCGGGGGTGGTTCCGGCGCGACCCGCGCGTGACCTGGCTCGACGGCTCCGCACCCGACCTCGTCGGGCAGGCAATGCAGCTCGCGGGCTGA
- a CDS encoding amino acid ABC transporter permease, translating to MSTFTDNLGAYAEGIVGTLAITGVSAVGALALGTVLAAMRVSPVPSLRAAGLVYVETFRNFPLPVVVVLFAFGLPKVVPVTSFFVLLCLGVALYHAAFVCEALRSGINSVAVGQGEAARAIGLGFRQTLTLVVLPQAFRTVIPPLGNVLIALTKNTSIAYAVDVSDITNVSETVTTQTVDPLGALLGAAVCYLVLTLPTGLYLGRLERQQAFAR from the coding sequence CTGTCCACGTTCACCGACAACCTCGGCGCCTACGCCGAGGGCATCGTCGGCACGCTGGCCATCACCGGGGTCTCGGCCGTCGGAGCGCTCGCGCTCGGCACCGTGCTCGCCGCCATGCGGGTGAGCCCGGTGCCGAGCCTGCGCGCCGCCGGCCTCGTCTACGTCGAGACCTTCCGCAACTTCCCGCTGCCGGTCGTCGTCGTGCTCTTCGCGTTCGGCCTGCCCAAGGTCGTCCCCGTCACGAGCTTCTTCGTGCTGCTGTGCCTCGGGGTCGCGCTCTACCACGCGGCCTTCGTCTGCGAGGCCCTGCGCTCCGGCATCAACTCCGTCGCCGTCGGCCAGGGCGAGGCGGCGCGCGCCATCGGGTTGGGCTTCCGCCAGACCCTCACCCTCGTCGTCCTGCCGCAGGCCTTCCGCACCGTCATCCCACCGCTCGGCAACGTCCTCATCGCGCTGACCAAGAACACCTCGATCGCCTACGCCGTCGACGTCAGCGACATCACCAACGTCAGCGAGACCGTCACCACCCAGACCGTCGACCCGCTCGGCGCTCTGCTCGGCGCGGCGGTCTGCTACCTCGTCCTCACCCTGCCCACCGGGCTCTACCTCGGCCGGCTCGAGCGGCAACAGGCGTTTGCCCGATGA
- a CDS encoding amino acid ABC transporter permease, with protein MSTSAGLQAFSDPLGPKGRLRTRIASAAGLVLILGLLVIALRRLDSQGQLDQQDWEQILSKDGFELLLGGLVQTLKVAVIAVALSLSVGTLMALGRLSRIPFLRYLAGTYVELFRALPSLLLILIMFFGIGLGQFAAIVVGLSLYNSAVMAEIVRAGILSLPRGQAEAALAVGMTTGQVSRFVVLPQAISRMLPSIVAQGVVVLKDTSYGFVIGFEELLRRGQIAGQVTGDLLQCLVVVAVMYIAVCLSLSQVARWLEGRQRRRYGRAPVLVGNDAGAPAAA; from the coding sequence ATGAGCACCTCCGCAGGTCTGCAGGCCTTCAGCGACCCGCTCGGTCCGAAGGGGCGGCTGCGCACCCGCATCGCGTCCGCCGCGGGCCTCGTCCTCATCCTGGGCCTGCTCGTCATCGCGCTCAGGCGGCTCGACAGCCAGGGCCAGCTCGACCAGCAGGACTGGGAGCAGATCCTGTCCAAGGACGGCTTCGAGTTGCTCCTCGGGGGGCTCGTGCAGACCCTCAAGGTCGCTGTCATCGCGGTCGCGCTCTCGCTGTCGGTCGGCACCCTCATGGCCCTCGGTCGGCTCTCGCGCATCCCCTTCCTGCGCTACCTCGCCGGCACCTACGTCGAGCTGTTCCGCGCGCTGCCGTCGCTGCTGCTCATCCTCATCATGTTCTTCGGGATCGGGCTCGGGCAGTTCGCTGCCATCGTCGTCGGCCTGTCGCTCTACAACTCCGCGGTGATGGCCGAGATCGTGCGCGCCGGCATCCTGTCGCTGCCCCGCGGCCAGGCCGAGGCGGCGCTCGCGGTCGGCATGACCACCGGCCAGGTGTCGCGCTTCGTCGTACTCCCCCAGGCGATCTCCCGGATGCTCCCGTCGATCGTGGCGCAGGGCGTGGTCGTCCTCAAGGACACGTCCTACGGCTTCGTGATCGGCTTCGAGGAGCTGCTGCGTCGTGGCCAGATCGCCGGCCAGGTGACCGGTGACCTGCTGCAGTGCCTGGTCGTCGTCGCGGTCATGTACATCGCGGTCTGCCTCTCGCTGTCGCAGGTCGCCCGCTGGCTCGAGGGGCGGCAGCGCCGCCGCTACGGTCGCGCTCCGGTGCTCGTCGGCAACGACGCCGGCGCCCCCGCCGCTGCCTGA
- a CDS encoding amino acid ABC transporter ATP-binding protein, whose translation MTEHAPLVVLDKVDKHFGALHALKSVDLSVARGEVVVVIGPSGSGKSTLCRCINRLETIDGGRVLVDGVPLPAEGRELAKLRADIGMVFQSFNLFAHKSVLDNVTLGPIKVRGVPRVEAEKTARELLDRVGIGDKADRMPAQLSGGQQQRAAIARALAMQPKVMLFDEPTSALDPEYVREVLDVMKDLAADGMTMIVVTHEMGFARQAADRVVFMDAGEIVEDATPDAFFTRPKSARARDFLAAILTH comes from the coding sequence GTGACGGAGCATGCGCCGCTGGTCGTGCTGGACAAGGTGGACAAGCACTTCGGGGCCCTGCACGCCCTGAAGTCGGTCGACCTGTCGGTGGCGCGCGGCGAGGTCGTGGTCGTCATCGGCCCGTCCGGCTCCGGCAAGTCGACCTTGTGCCGCTGCATCAACCGGCTCGAGACCATCGATGGCGGGCGCGTGCTCGTCGACGGCGTACCCCTCCCTGCGGAAGGCCGTGAGCTGGCAAAGCTCCGGGCCGACATCGGCATGGTCTTCCAGTCGTTCAACCTCTTCGCCCACAAGAGCGTCCTCGACAACGTCACGCTCGGCCCCATCAAGGTCCGCGGCGTGCCGCGGGTCGAGGCCGAGAAGACCGCCCGCGAACTGCTCGACCGGGTCGGCATCGGTGACAAGGCCGACCGGATGCCGGCTCAGCTGTCCGGCGGGCAGCAGCAGCGCGCCGCGATCGCCCGCGCTCTCGCGATGCAGCCCAAGGTGATGCTGTTCGACGAGCCGACCTCCGCGCTCGACCCGGAGTACGTCCGCGAGGTCCTCGACGTCATGAAGGACCTCGCCGCCGACGGCATGACGATGATCGTCGTCACCCACGAGATGGGCTTCGCCCGACAGGCCGCCGACCGGGTCGTCTTCATGGACGCCGGCGAGATCGTCGAGGACGCGACCCCCGACGCCTTCTTCACCCGACCGAAGAGCGCGCGCGCCAGGGACTTCCTGGCCGCGATCCTGACCCACTGA